A window from Actimicrobium sp. CCC2.4 encodes these proteins:
- a CDS encoding LysR substrate-binding domain-containing protein: MTIELRQLRYFVTVAEELHFGRAAARLHMTQPPLSQTIQALEAGLGHRLFARTNRSVALTPAGSALLTEARRLLAQAHALPELVRLAASGESGRLVLAFVSTADYSVLPPFLREFREHYPQVHIELREATTDIQLDDLAQNRIDVGLLIAPLPEKSATELAYLRVLSEPLILAAPRGIKALAGSTAVSLKAVAGLPLIIFPRRIAPAFHDAILATFRAAGLTPHIGQEAIQMQTIVGLVSAGMGIALVPQSVSNLKRPGVEYKTLRGKTPLVDTGLAWRRDNHSPVLHAFLDLLRKKT, encoded by the coding sequence ATGACCATCGAACTGCGTCAGCTACGATATTTTGTGACGGTGGCCGAAGAACTCCACTTCGGCCGCGCCGCCGCGCGACTGCACATGACGCAGCCACCGTTATCGCAAACAATACAAGCGCTCGAAGCCGGACTGGGCCACCGGCTGTTCGCCCGCACCAACCGCAGCGTTGCGCTGACCCCGGCCGGCAGCGCGCTGCTGACCGAAGCGCGCCGCTTGCTGGCGCAGGCGCATGCGCTGCCGGAACTGGTGCGGCTGGCCGCGTCGGGCGAATCGGGACGACTGGTGCTGGCCTTCGTCTCGACCGCCGACTACAGCGTGCTGCCGCCGTTCCTGCGCGAATTTCGCGAACACTATCCGCAAGTGCATATCGAACTGCGCGAAGCCACCACCGACATCCAGCTCGATGACCTGGCCCAGAACCGTATCGATGTCGGCCTGCTGATCGCCCCGCTGCCCGAAAAATCCGCCACCGAACTGGCCTATTTGCGCGTGCTGTCGGAGCCGCTGATCCTGGCTGCACCGAGGGGCATCAAGGCACTGGCCGGCAGCACCGCCGTCTCACTCAAGGCAGTGGCCGGACTACCGCTGATCATCTTCCCGCGCCGCATCGCCCCGGCCTTCCACGATGCCATCCTCGCCACCTTCCGCGCTGCCGGCCTTACGCCGCATATCGGCCAGGAAGCGATCCAGATGCAAACCATCGTCGGGCTGGTTTCTGCGGGTATGGGCATCGCACTTGTGCCACAATCCGTTTCCAATCTGAAGCGCCCCGGCGTCGAATACAAAACCTTGCGCGGCAAGACCCCGCTGGTCGACACCGGGCTGGCCTGGCGACGCGACAATCACTCGCCGGTACTGCACGCCTTCCTCGACTTATTGCGAAAGAAAA
- the ilvD gene encoding dihydroxy-acid dehydratase has product MAFNRRSKNITQGVSRSPNRSMYYAMGYEKADFDKPMIGIANGHSTITPCNSGLQKLADIAISTIKEAGGNPQVFGTPTISDGMSMGTEGMKYSLISREVIADCIETAVNGQWLDGCLVIGGCDKNMPGGMIAMARTNVPSIYVYGGTIKPGNWKGKDLTIVSAFEAVGEFSAGRMSQEDFDGIERNACPSSGSCGGMYTANTMSSSFEAMGMSLMYSSTMANPDDEKTGSCAESARVLIEAVKKDLKPRDIITRKSIENAVSLIMATGGSTNAVLHFLAIAHAAEVEWTLDDFEAVRLRVPVICDLKPSGKYVATDLHKAGGIPQVLKLLLNAGLLHGDCMTITGRTMAEELAALPDVPRADQHVIHTIETALYKQGHLAILKGNLSPEGCVAKITGLKNPVITGPARVFDDEYTAMDAILADEIKPGDVLVMRYLGPKGGPGMPEMLAPTAALIGKGLGETVGLITDGRFSGGTWGMVVGHVSPEAFLGGTIALVQEGDSVTIDARQLLIQLNVADDEIARRRALWTAPAPRYTRGVLAKFARLASSASKGAVTD; this is encoded by the coding sequence ATGGCATTCAATCGCCGCTCGAAAAATATCACCCAGGGCGTCTCGCGCAGCCCGAACCGTTCGATGTATTACGCCATGGGCTACGAGAAGGCCGACTTCGACAAGCCGATGATCGGCATCGCCAACGGTCACTCGACCATCACGCCGTGCAATTCGGGTCTGCAGAAGCTGGCCGACATCGCGATTTCGACGATCAAGGAAGCCGGCGGTAATCCGCAAGTATTCGGCACGCCGACGATTTCAGATGGCATGTCGATGGGCACCGAAGGGATGAAGTACTCGCTGATTTCACGCGAAGTCATCGCCGATTGCATCGAGACTGCCGTCAATGGCCAGTGGCTCGATGGCTGCCTCGTCATCGGCGGTTGCGACAAGAACATGCCGGGCGGGATGATCGCGATGGCGCGCACCAATGTGCCGAGCATCTATGTCTACGGCGGCACGATCAAGCCGGGCAACTGGAAGGGCAAGGACCTGACCATCGTCTCGGCGTTCGAGGCCGTCGGCGAGTTTTCGGCCGGTCGCATGTCGCAGGAAGATTTTGATGGCATCGAGCGCAATGCCTGCCCGTCGTCGGGTTCATGCGGCGGCATGTACACCGCCAACACGATGTCGTCGTCGTTCGAAGCAATGGGCATGTCGCTGATGTATTCATCGACGATGGCCAATCCGGACGATGAAAAAACCGGCTCCTGCGCCGAGTCCGCCCGGGTACTGATCGAAGCCGTCAAGAAAGACCTGAAGCCGCGCGACATCATCACCCGCAAGTCGATCGAAAATGCCGTGTCGCTGATCATGGCTACCGGTGGATCGACCAACGCGGTGCTGCATTTCCTGGCGATTGCCCATGCTGCCGAAGTCGAATGGACGCTTGATGATTTCGAAGCCGTGCGTTTGCGCGTGCCGGTCATCTGCGACCTCAAACCTTCCGGTAAATATGTCGCGACCGACCTGCACAAGGCCGGCGGGATTCCACAGGTGCTCAAGTTGCTGCTCAATGCAGGCTTGCTGCACGGCGACTGTATGACCATTACCGGTCGCACCATGGCCGAGGAACTGGCTGCGCTGCCGGACGTGCCGCGCGCCGACCAGCACGTGATCCACACCATCGAGACCGCGCTGTACAAGCAAGGCCATCTGGCCATCCTGAAAGGCAACCTGTCACCTGAAGGTTGCGTGGCCAAGATCACCGGCCTGAAGAACCCGGTCATCACCGGACCGGCACGGGTATTCGACGATGAATACACGGCGATGGATGCGATCCTGGCTGACGAGATCAAGCCGGGCGATGTGCTGGTGATGCGCTACCTCGGACCAAAGGGCGGACCGGGCATGCCGGAAATGCTGGCGCCGACGGCGGCGCTGATCGGCAAGGGCCTCGGTGAAACGGTGGGCCTGATTACCGACGGCCGTTTTTCGGGCGGGACATGGGGGATGGTGGTGGGTCACGTGTCACCGGAAGCTTTCCTGGGTGGCACGATTGCGCTGGTGCAGGAGGGCGACTCGGTCACCATCGATGCACGTCAGTTGCTGATCCAGCTCAATGTCGCTGACGACGAAATCGCTCGCCGTCGTGCCTTGTGGACAGCGCCGGCACCGCGTTACACGCGTGGCGTGCTGGCCAAGTTTGCCAGACTGGCGTCGTCTGCCAGCAAGGGGGCGGTGACTGACTGA
- a CDS encoding TIGR04438 family Trp-rich protein produces MPIIILIVVLGLLRYFELGPVANLSWWWIAGLFGVAFIWFEFIEPIFGLDKRKAHDDMDRIREERVRKTFEKKPPRR; encoded by the coding sequence ATGCCGATCATCATACTCATCGTTGTTCTGGGCCTGCTGCGCTACTTTGAACTCGGCCCCGTCGCCAACTTGTCCTGGTGGTGGATCGCAGGCTTGTTCGGCGTCGCCTTCATCTGGTTCGAATTTATCGAACCCATTTTCGGGCTCGACAAGCGCAAGGCTCACGACGACATGGATCGCATTCGTGAAGAACGTGTCAGAAAAACCTTCGAGAAAAAACCACCCCGCCGGTAA
- a CDS encoding c-type cytochrome, producing the protein MKQYLLVGVALSALWSNGALANADLAKSKNCMACHAVANKVVGPGFKDVAAKYAGQKDAEDKLTQKVLKGGGGNWGAVPMPANAQVSEAEARTLVKWILTLK; encoded by the coding sequence ATGAAACAATACCTGCTCGTCGGTGTGGCCCTGAGTGCACTATGGTCGAATGGAGCACTGGCCAATGCCGATCTGGCCAAGTCAAAGAATTGCATGGCATGCCATGCAGTGGCCAACAAGGTGGTTGGTCCCGGATTCAAGGATGTGGCAGCCAAATATGCCGGACAAAAAGATGCGGAAGACAAGCTGACGCAAAAAGTCCTCAAAGGTGGCGGTGGTAACTGGGGTGCGGTACCGATGCCAGCCAATGCCCAGGTCAGCGAGGCCGAAGCGCGTACCTTGGTCAAATGGATACTGACGCTGAAATAA
- a CDS encoding MBL fold metallo-hydrolase yields the protein MASTTFHFAKRSVLTLALAGLATCTLLAPTAALAVAPAQVKTQVPGFYRMAVGDFEVTALYDGYIELDTALLKNATPKEIQTLLARSFVNKKGIQTAVNAYLINTGSNLVLVDTGAAKCFGPTLGGLPANLKAAGYEPSQVDTIVITHLHPDHACGLLDADGKLAYPNATVRPAKADADFWLDAAIAAKAPKEAQGFFKMARESVQPYIDAGKFKPFTSGETLVAGITPIATPGHTPGHTSYQVTSKDQTLLILGDLIHSYAVQFPRPAIAIGFDNDSSKAVPARKKIFDEAVSKQTYVAGAHLPFPGIGQLRSEGKGYGWVPVQYAPFGIGR from the coding sequence ATGGCATCAACCACTTTTCATTTTGCAAAACGCAGCGTCCTGACGCTGGCCCTGGCCGGACTGGCCACCTGCACCTTGCTGGCACCGACCGCCGCACTGGCCGTCGCACCAGCCCAGGTCAAGACTCAGGTACCCGGTTTCTACCGGATGGCTGTCGGCGACTTTGAAGTTACGGCGCTGTATGACGGCTATATCGAACTCGATACGGCGCTGCTGAAAAATGCGACACCAAAAGAAATCCAGACCTTGCTGGCACGCTCGTTCGTCAACAAGAAAGGGATCCAGACAGCGGTCAATGCCTACCTGATCAATACCGGCAGCAATCTGGTCCTGGTTGATACCGGCGCGGCCAAATGCTTTGGTCCGACGCTCGGTGGCTTGCCTGCCAACCTGAAGGCCGCCGGCTACGAGCCATCGCAAGTCGATACCATCGTCATCACCCATCTACACCCGGACCATGCCTGCGGACTGCTCGATGCCGATGGCAAGCTGGCCTATCCAAATGCAACAGTGCGTCCGGCCAAGGCCGACGCAGATTTCTGGCTGGATGCGGCAATCGCTGCAAAAGCCCCGAAAGAGGCGCAAGGCTTTTTCAAGATGGCCCGCGAATCGGTCCAGCCCTACATCGATGCCGGCAAGTTCAAGCCGTTCACCAGCGGCGAGACCCTCGTAGCCGGCATCACGCCAATAGCAACACCGGGACACACGCCCGGCCACACCAGCTATCAAGTCACCTCCAAGGACCAGACCCTGCTGATTCTGGGCGACCTGATCCACAGCTATGCGGTGCAATTCCCGCGTCCTGCGATCGCCATTGGTTTTGACAACGACAGCAGCAAGGCTGTGCCGGCACGCAAAAAAATCTTCGACGAAGCGGTCAGCAAGCAAACTTATGTCGCGGGTGCGCATCTGCCTTTTCCTGGCATAGGCCAGTTGCGCAGCGAGGGTAAGGGCTATGGCTGGGTACCGGTCCAGTACGCGCCGTTCGGCATCGGTCGCTAA
- a CDS encoding SDR family oxidoreductase — translation MSKKVAVITGSSSGIGAATARLFARNGYNVVINFSRNPEPANVVAGQCRALGADVLVMQADVSLDADCRALAGAVDAKWQRTDALVNNAGTTKFVAATDLDGLSAQDFHDIYAVNVIGAYQMIRAFVPLMQRHPGAGVVNVSSVASVMGSGSCLAYMASKGALNAMTFGMARALAPAIRVNAVGPGLVETPWLQQGMGIERYDAMRTNYEKVTPLASTIQPDDVADACYWLCNGAARTTGEFILVDSGFAKFPTLGR, via the coding sequence ATGTCTAAAAAAGTAGCAGTCATTACCGGATCATCGTCCGGCATCGGTGCCGCCACCGCGCGCTTGTTTGCCCGCAACGGCTACAACGTCGTCATCAATTTTTCGCGCAATCCGGAACCGGCCAATGTCGTCGCCGGACAATGCCGCGCGCTCGGTGCAGACGTGCTGGTGATGCAGGCCGATGTCTCGCTGGATGCCGACTGTCGCGCGCTGGCCGGAGCGGTCGATGCGAAGTGGCAGCGCACCGATGCGCTGGTCAACAATGCCGGCACAACGAAGTTTGTCGCTGCCACCGATCTGGATGGTTTGTCGGCGCAGGACTTCCATGACATCTATGCCGTCAACGTGATCGGCGCCTACCAGATGATCCGTGCCTTCGTACCGCTGATGCAGCGTCATCCGGGCGCTGGCGTGGTCAACGTCTCGTCGGTGGCGTCGGTGATGGGTAGCGGCTCCTGCCTTGCCTACATGGCATCGAAAGGCGCACTCAATGCGATGACCTTTGGCATGGCACGCGCGCTGGCACCGGCGATCCGGGTCAATGCGGTCGGGCCGGGTCTGGTCGAGACACCCTGGCTGCAGCAGGGCATGGGTATCGAACGCTATGACGCGATGCGCACAAACTACGAGAAGGTCACGCCGCTGGCATCGACGATACAGCCCGACGATGTCGCCGATGCCTGTTACTGGCTCTGCAACGGCGCGGCCCGCACCACCGGCGAATTTATTCTGGTCGACAGTGGCTTTGCCAAATTCCCGACGCTGGGGCGATAA
- a CDS encoding branched-chain amino acid ABC transporter substrate-binding protein yields MQFNTKMIPLAAALAFAFAGTASAQEQIVKIGHVGPISGAIAHLGKDNENGAKMAIDELNAKGVVIGGKKVKFELLAEDDAADPKQGTAVAQKLVDAKVNGVIGHLNSGTTIPASKIYYEAGIPQISPSATNPKYTQQGFKTAFRVVANDGQLGGTLGRYAVQVLKAKRVAVIDDRTAYGQGVAEEFIKGAKGKSSGVEIVATQYTNDKATDFNAILTSIKSKNPDVVFFGGMDAVAGPMLRQMKQLGINAKFMGGDGICTEALATLAGDAMADNQVVCAEAGGVEDAQKKGMEDFKAAYKKKFGVDVQIYAPYVYDSVMTMVDAMVKAGSADPAKYAPVLAKIQHKGVTGNIVFDDKGDIKDGTLTLYSYKGGKRLQLAVVK; encoded by the coding sequence ATGCAGTTCAATACAAAAATGATTCCCTTGGCCGCCGCGTTGGCATTCGCATTCGCAGGGACAGCTTCCGCCCAGGAACAGATCGTCAAGATCGGTCACGTCGGTCCCATCTCGGGCGCGATCGCCCATCTGGGCAAGGACAATGAAAACGGCGCCAAGATGGCAATCGACGAACTCAACGCCAAAGGCGTCGTCATCGGTGGCAAGAAGGTCAAGTTCGAACTGCTGGCAGAAGACGATGCAGCCGATCCGAAACAAGGTACCGCGGTTGCACAGAAGCTGGTCGATGCCAAGGTCAATGGCGTGATCGGTCACCTCAATTCCGGCACCACGATTCCTGCCTCGAAGATTTACTACGAAGCCGGTATTCCACAGATTTCGCCGTCAGCGACCAATCCTAAATACACGCAGCAAGGCTTCAAGACCGCCTTCCGCGTCGTCGCCAACGATGGCCAGCTCGGTGGCACACTGGGTCGCTATGCAGTTCAAGTGCTGAAAGCCAAACGCGTTGCGGTCATCGATGACCGTACTGCCTACGGCCAGGGCGTTGCCGAAGAATTCATCAAGGGTGCCAAAGGCAAATCCTCCGGTGTAGAGATCGTCGCGACACAGTACACGAACGACAAAGCCACTGACTTCAATGCCATCCTGACCTCGATCAAATCGAAAAATCCGGACGTCGTGTTCTTCGGCGGCATGGACGCTGTTGCCGGTCCGATGCTGCGTCAAATGAAACAGCTGGGCATCAACGCCAAGTTCATGGGTGGCGATGGTATCTGTACCGAAGCACTGGCCACGCTGGCCGGCGATGCAATGGCCGACAACCAGGTCGTCTGCGCTGAAGCAGGCGGCGTCGAAGATGCACAGAAAAAAGGCATGGAAGACTTCAAGGCTGCCTACAAGAAAAAATTCGGTGTCGATGTGCAGATTTATGCACCGTACGTCTATGACTCGGTGATGACCATGGTCGATGCAATGGTCAAGGCCGGCTCGGCAGATCCAGCCAAGTACGCACCTGTCCTGGCAAAAATCCAGCACAAAGGCGTCACCGGCAATATCGTGTTTGATGACAAGGGCGACATCAAGGACGGCACACTGACCTTGTACTCGTACAAAGGCGGCAAGCGCCTGCAACTGGCTGTCGTGAAGTAA
- a CDS encoding Lrp/AsnC family transcriptional regulator: protein MPKIYALDKVDRKLLNLLQKDNQTPTRTLAEKTHISQPTCLRRLRDLRAAGIINADVALVDPFALGYGMLAFLEISLTNQSDECMQEFETRMGKEAEVMQCYFVSGDFDYFLVAHVIDMDAYYQFVRRVISGSGNVRHFQSRFPMKRSKFVTRIAFDEKSLEVQVRAKK from the coding sequence ATGCCTAAAATTTACGCACTCGACAAAGTCGATCGCAAGCTGCTCAACCTGCTGCAAAAGGACAACCAGACCCCCACCCGCACGCTCGCCGAAAAGACCCATATTTCGCAGCCGACCTGCCTGCGCCGCCTGCGCGATCTGCGTGCGGCCGGCATCATCAATGCCGATGTGGCGCTGGTCGATCCGTTCGCGCTGGGCTATGGAATGCTGGCATTTCTTGAGATTTCACTGACCAATCAGTCGGACGAATGCATGCAGGAATTTGAAACCAGAATGGGCAAGGAAGCCGAAGTCATGCAGTGCTACTTCGTTTCGGGAGATTTTGATTATTTTCTGGTGGCGCATGTCATCGACATGGACGCCTATTACCAGTTTGTGCGGAGGGTGATTTCGGGGTCGGGCAATGTGCGGCATTTCCAGTCACGCTTTCCAATGAAACGCTCCAAATTTGTCACGCGCATCGCCTTTGATGAAAAGTCACTGGAAGTGCAGGTGCGCGCAAAAAAGTGA
- a CDS encoding autotransporter outer membrane beta-barrel domain-containing protein produces the protein MNLVPGAYTFTYIPISSPSQDWNPIDTVIRSSGFTITSQQLANPSNPGVPVSNPINTAVGSYSSTSLATTTTPNFTGGTLTLASSTPSLAQNFTIGQAGGTLNQNGNETTISGALSNASASTPGSLTIANTGTGGRVSLSGVNTFTGATTINSGATLALAGTGSISDSTNTLVNGTLNVSATTAGAAITSLAGTGAVVLGGQTLTLTNAAGEFAGSIGGSGALVIAGGTETLSGINTHTGGTVVTNNARLSVASDQHLGDTAGALTMNQGTLNSSASFTLARGVNLVGTGILDTATSTTLAASGPISGNGLLQKNGSGTLALLGDNSGMTGGMAINAGVVELGAANAAGSGAIALNSGVLHTTVDQQLAQALTIAGGTTIATDANTTTLLVGTVTSGGGLGCFIKSGAGALNMAAAATLNQGTCVQAGTLRANSLLDSTFVQVDADATLRGTGTIQAPITVAGTLAPGNSPGTLTTGSTVTMANGSTFQEDINGTGIASGPGNYSRLLVTGSNSQFIIGSSTLMVNLTKITGAVAYTPYVPQIGESFRIITADGGIVGRFANFAQPDGLAAGTRIALFYDVDATHSLDLRILPVSYAATVQSAGGTTNTVAAAALVDRAVNADQANGATARQTLLAATVTTVEAGRIDGVMRSLSGEVHAAVMAAVPSVGQAVQAGIARQLTLPREKALWTDLNGSRSRTSGDDAASGFKADRLQLTVGVDVFRNDTSRLGVGISQAHDNLSANAGSGTLNQTMAFVYADHNLGEVTLDGVAGFGRSLYSTRRADVLSNAALSGDTRGRNAMFGLGLQGAANVAGIDVKPFVRALWQQVRRSAYTEDGGSVGAIGLAKHDARGTRVMTGLTALCSGSAAAREPQAGVSTWQTTVGIGADAGSLIRPVLAAQLAGDDMTIVTPNVGRTFLQANLSGSLQQGKHTRLFYGVVGEVRSGRSDATINGGVQVAF, from the coding sequence ATGAACCTGGTGCCCGGCGCTTACACTTTTACCTATATTCCGATCTCCTCACCGTCCCAGGATTGGAACCCGATCGACACTGTGATCCGGTCAAGCGGTTTTACCATTACGTCGCAACAGCTGGCAAACCCGTCTAACCCGGGAGTGCCGGTCAGCAATCCGATCAATACTGCCGTTGGTAGTTATTCATCCACGTCGCTGGCGACCACGACAACGCCAAATTTTACTGGTGGCACTCTGACACTGGCCAGCAGCACGCCGTCCCTCGCGCAAAACTTTACGATTGGTCAAGCGGGCGGCACCCTCAATCAAAACGGTAACGAGACGACTATTTCCGGCGCGCTCTCGAATGCCTCTGCCAGCACACCGGGCAGCCTGACAATTGCCAATACGGGAACGGGAGGTCGTGTTTCACTCAGCGGCGTGAACACGTTCACCGGAGCGACAACAATCAATAGTGGTGCAACGCTCGCTCTGGCTGGCACCGGCAGCATCAGTGACTCAACCAATACACTGGTCAACGGTACGCTGAACGTTTCCGCCACAACTGCGGGGGCGGCAATCACCAGCCTGGCTGGCACCGGCGCCGTAGTGCTCGGTGGGCAGACCCTGACGCTCACGAACGCGGCTGGCGAATTCGCCGGAAGCATCGGGGGTAGCGGCGCGCTGGTCATAGCCGGCGGCACTGAAACACTGTCCGGCATCAATACACATACCGGCGGCACAGTCGTCACTAATAATGCAAGGCTGTCGGTCGCATCAGATCAACATCTTGGTGACACCGCCGGCGCTCTCACGATGAACCAGGGAACACTGAACAGCAGTGCTTCCTTCACGTTGGCACGCGGCGTGAACCTGGTCGGCACCGGCATCCTCGATACCGCCACCAGCACCACACTCGCGGCATCCGGACCAATCAGCGGCAATGGCCTGCTACAGAAGAACGGCAGCGGCACACTCGCGCTGTTAGGCGATAACAGCGGCATGACCGGTGGCATGGCAATCAACGCGGGTGTCGTCGAGCTTGGTGCGGCAAATGCAGCTGGAAGTGGTGCCATTGCGCTCAATAGCGGCGTACTTCACACCACGGTCGATCAGCAACTCGCTCAAGCACTCACCATTGCCGGTGGTACCACCATCGCTACCGATGCCAACACGACAACGCTACTGGTCGGCACCGTGACGTCGGGCGGCGGGCTCGGCTGCTTCATCAAGAGTGGTGCAGGTGCGCTCAACATGGCTGCTGCGGCGACGCTCAACCAGGGCACCTGCGTGCAGGCTGGCACGTTACGTGCCAATAGCTTGCTCGATTCAACTTTCGTGCAAGTTGATGCCGATGCCACTCTGCGCGGAACCGGCACCATCCAGGCACCGATCACGGTCGCCGGTACGCTGGCACCGGGTAATTCACCCGGCACCCTCACCACGGGATCAACCGTGACGATGGCCAACGGCAGCACGTTTCAAGAAGACATCAACGGCACCGGCATCGCCAGTGGGCCAGGTAATTACTCCCGTCTGCTTGTCACTGGCAGCAACAGCCAGTTCATCATTGGCAGTAGCACGCTAATGGTTAATCTCACCAAAATTACCGGCGCTGTGGCTTACACACCCTATGTTCCCCAGATTGGTGAGAGCTTCCGGATCATCACTGCCGACGGCGGAATCGTAGGTCGATTTGCTAATTTTGCGCAGCCCGACGGTCTGGCTGCAGGCACCCGCATTGCGCTGTTCTACGATGTCGACGCTACCCATTCGCTTGACCTGCGTATCTTGCCCGTGTCTTATGCCGCCACAGTCCAGTCAGCCGGCGGCACTACCAATACTGTCGCCGCCGCCGCACTGGTCGATCGGGCTGTCAATGCTGACCAGGCCAACGGCGCTACTGCCAGGCAGACGCTGCTGGCGGCGACGGTCACCACGGTAGAAGCGGGTCGCATTGATGGCGTCATGCGCTCGCTTTCAGGCGAAGTGCACGCTGCCGTCATGGCCGCCGTACCGTCCGTCGGCCAGGCAGTGCAAGCTGGCATCGCACGCCAATTGACGCTACCGCGCGAAAAAGCCCTGTGGACCGACCTCAACGGTAGTCGCAGCCGCACCTCCGGGGATGACGCAGCCTCCGGATTCAAGGCCGACCGCCTTCAGTTGACCGTGGGCGTGGACGTCTTCCGTAACGACACCAGCCGGCTGGGAGTCGGCATATCCCAGGCGCATGACAACCTGTCGGCTAACGCTGGCTCCGGCACCCTCAATCAAACCATGGCATTTGTCTATGCCGATCACAATCTGGGTGAGGTTACGCTGGACGGCGTCGCCGGTTTCGGTCGCAGTCTTTACAGTACCCGCCGTGCCGATGTCTTGAGCAATGCGGCACTGTCCGGTGATACGCGCGGCCGCAATGCCATGTTCGGACTTGGACTGCAAGGCGCAGCCAACGTCGCGGGTATCGACGTCAAGCCCTTTGTTCGCGCGCTTTGGCAGCAAGTGCGCCGCAGTGCCTACACTGAAGACGGCGGTAGCGTAGGCGCAATCGGCCTTGCCAAACATGATGCACGCGGCACGCGGGTGATGACAGGCTTGACCGCTCTTTGCTCAGGCTCCGCAGCAGCCAGGGAGCCGCAAGCCGGTGTCAGTACATGGCAAACCACGGTGGGGATTGGCGCAGACGCCGGCAGCCTGATCCGGCCGGTTTTGGCTGCGCAACTCGCTGGTGACGACATGACAATTGTCACGCCAAACGTGGGACGCACTTTCCTGCAAGCCAACCTGTCCGGCTCTCTACAGCAGGGCAAGCACACCCGTCTGTTCTACGGTGTCGTTGGCGAAGTTCGCAGCGGTCGAAGCGATGCCACCATCAACGGCGGCGTGCAAGTCGCGTTTTAA
- a CDS encoding D-amino acid dehydrogenase yields MKVIVLGSGIIGTASAWFLNKSGHEVTVIDRQPGAAQETSFANGCQISVSHAEPWANPSAPMKVLKWLGKEDAPLLYRFRPEWLQWRWAINFLRECTPARTADNIRQIVAISEYSRQTLQSLRAETGVDYDCLTRGILHFYTDKKDFEESLPAAKLMCDLGCQRDSISADEVVRIEPALASIRDKIVGGDFTASDESGDIYKFTTGLAKKAEEAGVKFQFNTQITRLITEGSGASAKVTGVEIINESGRHEVLHADIFVMAMGSFSVPILKPLGIDLMVYPGKGYSATYKVINPDLAPSVSLTDDGYKLVVSRLGDRLRVAGTCELNGYTRELNTARCEAITRRTQELFPGACDYDNPTYWTGLRPLTPSNVPYIGKTKFSNLYLNTGHGTLGWTMGCGSGRAIADIICGRQPDVDFAFTGMPRQPARAGVKGSPVQV; encoded by the coding sequence ATGAAAGTCATCGTATTGGGATCAGGGATCATCGGCACCGCCTCAGCGTGGTTTTTGAACAAGTCAGGGCACGAAGTGACGGTCATCGACCGCCAGCCAGGCGCGGCACAGGAAACCAGCTTTGCCAATGGCTGCCAGATTTCGGTATCGCATGCCGAACCGTGGGCCAATCCTTCCGCTCCGATGAAAGTACTCAAGTGGCTGGGCAAGGAAGACGCGCCGCTGCTGTACCGCTTCCGGCCCGAATGGCTGCAATGGCGCTGGGCCATCAACTTCCTGCGTGAATGCACGCCGGCCCGCACCGCTGATAACATCCGCCAGATCGTTGCCATCAGTGAGTACAGCCGCCAGACCCTGCAATCGCTGCGCGCCGAAACCGGTGTCGACTACGATTGCCTGACCCGCGGCATCCTGCATTTTTACACCGACAAAAAAGACTTCGAAGAATCGCTGCCGGCAGCCAAGCTGATGTGCGACCTCGGTTGCCAGCGTGACTCGATCAGCGCCGATGAAGTCGTGCGCATCGAACCGGCGCTGGCCAGCATCCGTGACAAGATCGTCGGCGGCGATTTCACTGCCAGCGACGAGTCCGGCGACATCTACAAGTTCACCACTGGCCTCGCCAAAAAAGCCGAAGAAGCCGGTGTCAAGTTCCAGTTCAATACACAGATCACGCGCCTGATCACCGAGGGCAGCGGTGCCTCCGCCAAAGTCACCGGCGTTGAAATCATCAATGAATCCGGTCGTCATGAAGTCCTGCATGCGGATATCTTCGTGATGGCGATGGGCAGTTTTTCGGTGCCTATTCTCAAGCCGCTTGGTATCGACCTCATGGTCTATCCGGGCAAAGGCTATTCGGCCACCTACAAGGTAATCAATCCGGATCTGGCACCGTCGGTATCGCTGACCGACGATGGCTACAAGCTGGTGGTGTCGCGCCTTGGCGACCGTCTGCGCGTGGCGGGCACCTGCGAACTCAATGGCTACACCCGCGAACTCAATACCGCCCGCTGCGAAGCCATCACGCGCCGTACCCAGGAACTGTTCCCCGGCGCCTGCGACTATGACAATCCAACTTACTGGACCGGTTTGCGGCCACTGACGCCATCGAACGTGCCGTACATCGGCAAGACCAAGTTCAGCAACCTGTATCTCAATACCGGCCACGGCACGCTGGGCTGGACCATGGGTTGCGGTTCCGGTCGCGCGATTGCCGACATCATTTGCGGTCGCCAGCCGGACGTTGATTTTGCCTTCACCGGCATGCCGCGCCAGCCTGCCCGTGCCGGCGTGAAAGGCTCACCGGTTCAAGTCTGA